From Malus sylvestris chromosome 1, drMalSylv7.2, whole genome shotgun sequence:
caactttttttttcttccagaaATTAAAGCAAAATTTCCAACCGAGAAACCACCGAAGCAACTCAGATGATCAGATCGCAGCTCCTCTAACATGAAATTATTAACTACTTAAATTGATCATCACATAATTAATAGATCAGAAATTGAACGCAAATACGCGAAAAAGCTCGAATCAAATGCAAAATCGATACCTGAGAGTGAGAGCGGAGAGCTGAGCTGAATCGCGCGCTCGGATCTCGTTGATAAGTCGCTTCCCCAAGCTCGCGATACCTCGACTGCTCGAATTGGCGGCCATACAGTAAAAGACTGgtgtagagagagagtgagtgtgtgtgtgcgtgtagagagagagagagagtttggagtgagagagagggaatgAGCGATGGTTGGCCTTTTGGTGTTAAAATGATTTGGACGATGGGTCAGTTTTATATAGTGGAAGGTGGTGTCTGATATTTTACATCCACCTACCCCAGCAGCGGACTCGCTTCTTTGCAGTTCGTACCGCCACCTACACGGCCCCGTACTCTTCGGTAGTACCAAGCGACGTCGTTTCTAGTTTTGGCGGTTGGGTTCGTTTTACGCGTCCGTGACGCGGACTTCTTGGAATGTTCTCGTTTTAATGCCGTAGCGACATTATTGGCGGCGTTTGTTATGCGGTGGCCTTTGGTGATTAGCTCGTTTTTTGATAAGATATTCTCGAGTGAAACTGTTTAGAAAGGGGTGGGCATCGCTTGGGCTGGGCCCAAAATCTGAGGGATCGGACCGAAtttgtttgaaaataaaatggagcGGGCCGGGTCGgataatagaaaaagaaaaataaagaaaatgaaaactttGCAGAATTTCAACCACAATTGCATTCACTATTTCAATTTCTTGCATGCATTCATAAATTAAAGCCACAAAAAATGAAGGAGTTCCCTATAAGTAGACAGAAAAAAGGGCTAGAGGATTTCAGCTATCCTGGGTCGAGGTCTAATGATGATGGTGGCGGCGGACAGGGCAGGGATGGTGGGAGCGAGTCTTGAGGAGAGATCGAGGTCTAATGATGATTGTGACAGCAGGAGTGAGTCAGGAGGAGAGATCGAGGTCTGGAAAAAGAGGAGAGATCAAGGTTTGAGAGAGAGGAGATGGCTCAAGAGGAGAGACCAAGAGAATGAAATTCGAGGGTTGACTGCTTGAGCTCATGGTCTAATAGATGATATAGAGAGAGACTGAGTGACTGAGAGATATGTGGACCCGCCCCCACTCCTCCACGTTTTGGATTTATAAACTTTTGACCCATCATGACCCGCGAGTCTTGGCCTTATTTGCTCACGCCTAATTTAGACACACAAAACCGACACTTTTATTAACGAGTAaactgccgatttgccccctgaactatcacccaactttcgatttgccccctgaactttttgattagaaaattaaggacttaaactaatttttttggccaatttcctccctaccgttagtttttcataaatttcatccaaattaacgttaactcttatcatgtgcaaaccacgtaactctcatttgtggacaaaagcGTCATTTCACTAGACCTTCAGACAgaaaagctatagaatcacacatatttgcataggtttatattttagaaatctaaggttttcaattattttaaagaatgaagtgaccgaactacccacacatgttgtgcatatgcttccatttaacagaaatttggatggaatgaatgaaaaattaacagcagggggcaaattggccaaaaaaattagtttaagtccttaattttccaattaaaaagtttagggggcaaatcgaaagttgggtgatagttcagggggcaaatcggcagttTACTCTTTATTAACACATCCTCTTCATGATAAGCTTCATCTCTATTAGATATCAAGGCCGTTTATGTGTCTAAATAATTTTATCAatattgatttgcaaatttaataATCACTTATCGTTACCTTGGGCTTTGGAATTGGATGGGCTGAGTACGTGGTAGGCCAGTCTTGGTTAGCATTTAACCCTTATAACGTGGTGCCGGCCCAACTTTATCCCCTTTGTTGAGCCAACCCTTTGAAGAATGCTCCTGCTGCTCAAAACTaatgaacaacaacaacaaaacaacaacaaagccttttcttattaagtgggatcggctatatgaatcctagaacttCATTGCgctttcgttctggattcattttcataaggctTCGACGTAATCGAGGAGTGTcagctgtcgactacctgacgccctccccctcctcctttatccgggcttaggaccggcaatgtaagataaacttacacggacGGAGTTTGCTCAAAACTAAtgaacaaataaaaattaattctaGAGAAAATTGGTGCTTGTAATTTGTGGCTGGCCATTGAATCAAATCGTGGCTAATCAAAGTTTATCTGGCCCTGCAATTCTGGGCACAACAATTTCATCCAGACACAAGACAGACCGTAGAGTGTGTGCCTGACTCACACTAGCTTCTTTGTCTAGTCGCACTGTAGTGTGTCCAAATTAAACATGTCACAGGCGGTGCTTGCCgctgcttcctcctcctcctcctcttgctCCGCCGCATTCAAAAGGCACCACTCGACAAGAACTCCACAGTTCACAGCTCCAAAAcaattggcaccaatccaatgcCAGGTAGGTACCTACTCTAATCCAATGCCCAAAGCACAAGAAGAACTTTTCTGCAATGGAGATGTCAACTAATATGAAAAAGTTAAAACGCATTGCAGTGCGTGTTATAACTTGAGATAGTGTTATAGCGGCATTCCAATTAAAGTAAGTGTCATGAGCTACGCCATTACACAATCCTTATGATTCTGTATTTTTTCTTGCTGTGTAAAGAAAACTAGCTTCCAAGGATTGTCGCTTGGAGAAGCCAAAAGGGGAGTGTTTGATTCTTTGCTGGTAGCTGCTGAGAATAACAGGAGTGGTTTAGGCAACAACAACGTAGGGAGAGGAAGAGGGCTTAGGGTTACAGCAAGAACTGCAGGGGCTCCCAAGTCGATTGAGGCTGAGGTGGACAATCCATTAGGCCTCACTTTGGGTCAAAAGCCCGGAGGTCCTGTTACCATCACAGTGAGTTAACATCAATAGCTTCCATTTTCTAACTTCATTGCACCATTTAGGACTGGTTGAGATTGCTTTTGAAGAGCTAGTTATAAGTGTTCTATGACTATCAAAAGTGATTCCGTTTACTTTTGGTATAAAAACTTAAAAGCGTTTTTGAGTCGTATAAGCACTTTCTAGAGAAACACTGCTaatgaaagtgcttttgaacgTAAGTTCTTCCCACAGAAAAGTCCCAACGATCCCATGTTATTGTATGAAGTTGGGAGATTGAAATTAGTCGCACTCCAAAAGGGTTATTTGCACTTCGCCCTAcaggtaaaaataaaaaaggaaagagtATTTTGGAATGCTAATACCTATTCCCGTATGGATATGATCACTTACAATTGGCagcttatattatatatatacacacacacacacacgtatatgtatatattgataCTGTGTTTAGGCTGTGGATGGAGGTGGGAATGCAGCAAAGGCAGGGCTTAAGGCAGGGGACCAAGTCCTCTACACTAGCAGCGTCTTTGGTGATGAAGTATGGCCAGCAGATAAACTAGGGTTTACAAAAACTGCCATCAATGCCAAGCCAGACTCTGTTTACTTCGTTGTTAACAGGTTGCTTATCTATTTCTTATTTCCTCTTAGCAgataaattggttttgatttAATTAATAACACTGTTTTAGATTGGAAAAATGAAGTTAGCTGTGATCATTTTTAATGCAGAGGTGGTGCTACTGTAGACGTTAAACGCCTGCCAAAGTGACTGGCTCCACcttgatttggatggaaacTAACCGAGACTCAAAAGGCAAGAGTCAATTTTGTTGTCCGTATAACTTAAATTCAACTTTTAAGACATCAACTGATGTGACAGTGTTTTATTTATTCCGTAATCTTTTACTTTCCGCGCCCTATAAATAATACTAATTGATTGATTGGACCATGAACAATTTTCAGGCTAGAGCTACTCACATATGCCTCGACTGTGGATTCATATACACATTACAGAAGCCCTTTGATGAGCAGGTATTTGATTAGCTTCATTTCCCCCAATTACGAATTAGGTTAGACAAGCAGTGTACTACGTGATTTTGACGTGCATGGTAAGCAATGCATAATACTATTTCATTTGCAGCCGGATGCGTACGCATGCCCTCAATGTCTAGCACCAAAGAAGCGGTTTGCATGATACGATATTAACACCGGGAAAGCCATTGGTGGCAGTTTGCCTCCGATCGGCGTTATCATTGGCCTGGTGGCTGGTCTCGCCGGTGTTGGAGCTTTGCTTGTATATGGTCTTCAATGAACACACATTTAAAACAACATGGAGTTTTTGAGATTTAAAAGATATATTCAAGAAGGGTAGTATTTTCTTTCTTGGAGAGTAATGTTAGTATCCGATTGAATGAAATTGCGGATCTATGCGCAATATCAATATGACCTTATTTGgagattcaagaacaatttctTATAAATTTATTCTAAATATatctcaagaaaaaaaaaatactgctTAATGTTTGGTTTGACTTGAAATTATAAAACAAGCAATTTACAAGAACAATACGTTTTGCCGTTTTGGTTGGGCTGCTTATTTTTGTTTGGCTTGGAGAAAAGGGTGAAAGTGATGAcgagacccaaaaaaaaaacgtgtAAAGACAAATACAAAATTATATAAGCTAAACCGGTTCGGTATTAAGTGGAAAAATCGAAAATCGAACATGTCATGACTACAATAATGTTAGTGCTATCCACatattcatttttacttctcacacatctttcTTAATATTCAGCTGTGAATCacatgaattgaagaaaattaacgacaaaaattaataagagtaTGTGAAAGATAAAAATGAACGTGTGAAAAACAATCCTAAATTTATTCCCGGTTTGGTTTACCAATGTATTTTTTCGCTTTGGGCCTTTTCTTGGGCTGGCATTTCACATTGGGCCTCTTGTATTTAAACGACCTTGTGAATTGTAATAGactaaaattacatttttagcCTTTTGTTTACCTCTTTTAGGCGCTTTTTACTTGTCCGGTTCGGTGCTGACCCCCTGAGCTTCCCTATATAGGACATCATAATTCACGCACCGCAAACTTTACGTCATCTCTTCTTCTTAACACTTAAGGCAAGTCACCAAAAGCTACTTTTGGCTGAACCCAGAAGCCACAGATGGAGAGAAAAGTTCTTCTGGTTTGCTCCGCTGTGGGACTCCTGGGGCTGCTATCTGCGGCTACAGGTTTCGCCGCCGAGGGCACGAGAATCAAGGTAAAAGCTAAAAAGCTCATCTGGGTTTTGCTTAGATCTTCTTTTCTTCACATGGGCTCGTCTAAATTTGCTTGCTTTCTGCTTAGTTATACTCCACccctctgtttggttgctgggaaAAGTTGGGAAGTTAAGAAAAGTAGAAGAGGGATTTCATATTATTACTAACTATTCTGTTTTGTTCATCCTTGAAGGGTGCAAAGTCCAAAGCTTGATGCTTTAATTTCTTATTTGCTTTGACGAAACGGAGTTTTGTTGTTTCCACAGTTCCACTTTGCGTGTTCGAAGTTCCACTCCGAAATCTGAGGCACCTTTTATATTGTTATTTGGTACCTCAGACGGGCCAGACACGGCCCTTCTATTTGGATTAGCTTAATTGATAAAATGGCTTTTTGTTTAGCTGACTTCTACATTTCTCCCTTTCGGGAAGACTTTCGATTGTTTATAGCTCAACGTCCAAACTTCAATTCTTTATTTGATTTCAATGCTTTAACTTTCGGGCGTCCAAAATGACCGTGCGGAAGCTCACTAGTGTAGTTTGTTAATGAAGATTTGCAGTAAATTAAAACGTGGTTTGGAAGTGTGTTAAATGTTTACCAATGCGGCTAAAAATCTTGAATTCTGTGCTTTCATTTTTTGTCCTTCTTTTGTTGCACATAATGATAATAGCTCGTTTGAACTTTAATGTCAAAAGAGTTGCGTTTGTGCAAGAATCCGAGATGGAGATTAACGGGGAGACTGAAAGATTTACGCCTTCCTATCCATTTGGAAGTTATTGTCGATGGACCTCAATCTGTTTAGAATATGCTCACAAGTCGTCAGCTTTCAGTACGGAGTGATTGTTTAGAATATttaagcaagtgcctcttcatgctaagttttgttttgtttttttccttttcttctccgGCTTTTTCCAGTTTTGTTGGCGTTGTTTATGCTGAATGTTGTGTTACTTTTATTTCTAACCCGCAGGGTTCTCAGGTTCAATTTGTCTCGAATACTCAATGCGAATACCCTCGGAGTCCGGCTCTTGGACTTGGTGTAACTGCTGCAGTGGCTCTTATGTTAGCTCACATAATTGTAAATGTTTCAACCGGGTGCATTTGTTGCAAAAGGAGCCCCCATCCTACCAACTCTAACTGGACGGTAGCTCTGTTCTGCTTTGTTTTTTCCTGGTAATTCTCAACTACAACTTCTTGTATCATTCACGAGGAAAATGACTAAGGCGGGTAATCCAAAAGCATGATTGGTTTGGACTATTTGGCTCTCTGATAGGCGTAAATGCTAAGCACGATTCGTTATTTCATCTTTTTGTTATCTTGACAGTTTCTTACTTTTCTTGTTGctgctgttttcttttttctggttTAAAAGCACATGCACATTATTTTTCCCacaagaaaaaggaaacatGTCTGTTTGAACGATTTGAGTTGGCTTTAGCAATTTGTCTATCCGTTTCAACTGGATTAACAATGCATGTGTTTTACTCCAATCTCCACACTGGTGCAGGTTCACATTTGTTATAGCGTTTCTTCTGCTGCTCACTGGTGCCGCACTCAATGACCGACATGGTGTAGAAAGCATGTACTTTGGCAGCTACTACTGTTACGTTGTGAAACCGGGAGTGTTTGCCGGAGGTGCCCTTTTGTCATTTGCATGCGTGGCACTCGGAATTGTCTACTATGTAATCTTAAATTCAGCAAAGAACGGTGATACATCATGGGGCGGTTCTGCGCCAACTCAAGGGACAATAGCTATGGGGCAACAACTCCAGATCCCACCGCAGAGTACTACGACCCAAGAACCAGTATTTGTCCATGAAGATACGTATATGAGACGGCAATTCACATGATACGGGGGATACATCACTAGAGTTTATGGTATGAGCCTATGATCAGTCTCTGaagatgtaatggttggaattCTAGGAAATGGGTTGTTTTCTGTATAATCCCTGTATTCGTTTCGTCAGTAGATTTCTTATGGTTGTATTTAATTCTGTGCATGCCGTACTGTCCAAGAAACCCAATGCGTATGAATTGAATACTAGATTGAtggattatttaaaatttacgAATTTTACTTGGACTTTTTATCTAAACAACCTTGTAAATTGTAATCGAGGAAAATTATAGTTacaatcttttgttttcttctgttTTGCCGCCTTTTTACTTGTCCGGTTCGTTGCTGACGCCCCTGAGCTTCCCTATCTAGGACATCATAATTCACGCACAACATACTTTACTTCTTCCCTTCTGCTTGGCCCTTCAGGCAAATCACCAAAATCTACGCCCAATAGCCAGAAACAGAAGAGTGAATTGGAAGCTGCTTTTGGCGTAACGCAGAAGCCAGAGATGGAGAGAAAAGTGCTTCCGGTTTGCTGGGCTGTGGGACTCCTGGGGATGCAATCTGCAGCTACATGTTACGGCAACGAGCGCATGAGAATCGACGTAAAAGCTAACTATTCGGTTTTGTTCATCCTTGAAGGGTGCAAATTCCAAAGCTTGAAGCTTTAATTTCTTATTTGATTTCAATGCTTTAACTTTCGGGCTTCCAAAATGACCGTGCGGAAACTAGCGTAGTTTGTCAAAGAAGATTTGCGTATTTTTTCAGTAAACTAAAACGCGGTTTGTAAGTGTGTTATATGTTTATAAATgcgattaaaaatcttaaatTTGAACTCACAAGAGTCATTTTTAGGTTCTAATAGCTCATTTTGAACTTTAATGTCAAAAGAGTTGCGTTTGTGTAAGAATCTGCGATGGAGGATAACGGAGAGACTGAAAGATTTACGCCTTCTTCTCCATTTGAAAGTTATTGCCGATGGACCTCAATCTGTTTGGAATATCCTCACAAGTCATTAGCTTTCAGAATGGAGTGATTGTTTAGAACTTTTAAGCAAGTGCCTGTTCATGCTTCTCCGGCTTTTTCCAGTTTTGTTGGCATTCATTCAGTTTGAATTGTGGAATCGATGCTGAAATGTTCTGTTACTTTTATTTTCTACCCGCAGCTTTCTCAGGTTAAGTTTGTCACGCCTACTCAACCACTTCGGCTTTTGGACTTGGTGTAACTGCTGCAGCGGCTCTAACTTGACGGTAGCACTGTTACACATCGCATTTGTTATAGCGCTTCTTCTGCTGCTCGCTGCTGCCGCAGTCAATGGCGGAATCAGCTACTACCGCTGTTACCTTGTGAAACCCGGAGTGTTTGCTGGAGGTGCCCTTTTGTCATTTGCAAGTGTGATACTAGGAATTGTCTACTATCTCAACTTATATTCAGCAAACAACTAATCAAGGGGCAATAGCTATGGGGCAACCTCGGATCCCACCGCGGAATACTACTtattaatgcacaaaatcagatccatcttggaacaacgtaaatcggATCACATCAACACTACTAAGTCTTGATTCATAAGCTCGGGTTTTTCCATTGATTTTGGCAGAAATGGACCAAATGAGATATTTTGGTTCATGTACTTTCTTcctttacaaaattaaaaaaaaatgtcagaGGAGGTTGGTTGAGTATGTAGGGTAAGTTCGAATCTCCCTTTTGGTGAGCGATCTGTAAAAATCAAAAATGGGCCTAAGATATAGTATTATTTTAGTGAATGAGACGTAATTGAATAATTATTTATAATTGTGATATAGGGATTTTTcataaaaccaaaataaaaattgcTAGATGGGGGTTCCAACTGAAACGGTCTCCCGCATCTAACCAAACGCAGGGCCATTTCCGTCACACAAGTTTTCAACGGCTCTCTAGCCGCTTCAAGTTATTCCATAATCCGAGATCTTA
This genomic window contains:
- the LOC126632928 gene encoding protein VASCULATURE COMPLEXITY AND CONNECTIVITY-like isoform X1 — translated: MERKVLLVCSAVGLLGLLSAATGFAAEGTRIKGSQVQFVSNTQCEYPRSPALGLGVTAAVALMLAHIIVNVSTGCICCKRSPHPTNSNWTVALFCFVFSWFTFVIAFLLLLTGAALNDRHGVESMYFGSYYCYVVKPGVFAGGALLSFACVALGIVYYVILNSAKNGDTSWGGSAPTQGTIAMGQQLQIPPQSTTTQEPVFVHEDTYMRRQFT
- the LOC126632928 gene encoding uncharacterized protein LOC126632928 isoform X2; protein product: MLAHIIVNVSTGCICCKRSPHPTNSNWTVALFCFVFSWFTFVIAFLLLLTGAALNDRHGVESMYFGSYYCYVVKPGVFAGGALLSFACVALGIVYYVILNSAKNGDTSWGGSAPTQGTIAMGQQLQIPPQSTTTQEPVFVHEDTYMRRQFT